Proteins encoded together in one Vigna angularis cultivar LongXiaoDou No.4 chromosome 5, ASM1680809v1, whole genome shotgun sequence window:
- the LOC108339067 gene encoding uncharacterized protein LOC108339067: protein MAEREGVGLTTRIPMSLGLTRVLAKRLSRAPNMTCSTSSLAVGFLVEARAEENLALEIEGGWEEIAGKGRVVDELLEVDDEVIWGTAAREVEELIERGNAFIVERISTRFGKVDRGEVVSLRNPNKGIIKRLIGLEGDRLRHCSNADTNILVGDSFAQNNDEPETIVVPKGAVWVEGDNKNRSLDSRKYGPISYGLIRAGYSGGYYHINSLDLSGINDLEHSIQSWDPQSFAA from the exons ATGGCGGAAAGGGAGGGCGTGGGGTTGACGACGAGGATTCCAATGTCCTTGGGTTTGACGCGGGTGTTGGCGAAGAGGTTGTCAAGGGCGCCGAACATGACCTGCTCGACCTCTTCCCTGGCGGTAGGTTTCCTTGTCGAGGCCAGAGCGGAGGAGAATCTTGCGTTGGAAATCGAGGGAGGATGGGAGGAAATCGCCGGTAAGGGTAGAGTGGTGGATGAACTTTTGGAAGTGGACGATGAGGTGATTTGGGGGACGGCAGCAAGAGAAGTCGAGGAG CTGATTGAGAGAGGCAATGCGTTCATAGTCGAAAGAATCTCAACCAGATTTGGGAAAGTTGATCGTGGAGAAGTTGTAAGCTTACGCAACCCTAATAAAGGGATCATCAAACGTTTGATTGGATTGGAGGGTGATAGGCTTAGACACTGTTCCAATGCTGACACCAATATATTGGTGGGTGATTCTTTTGCACAGAACAACGATGAACCTGAAACCATTGTG GTTCCAAAGGGTGCTGTTTGGGTGGAAGGAGATAACAAGAATCGAAGTCTAGATTCAAGAAAGTATGGTCCTATTTCTTATGGCCTTATAAGGGCAGGCTATTCTGGAGG ATATTACCATATAAACAGTTTGGACCTTTCTGGGATAAATGATCTGGAGCACAGCATTCAATCATGGGACCCACAATCTTTTGCAGCATGA
- the LOC108338971 gene encoding uncharacterized protein LOC108338971 isoform X2 has translation MEAAMAALSAELSKLRTGRASPGMLDHIIVETSGLKMPLNRLAVVSVLDPKTLSVNPYDPETLKQLENAIVSSPLGLNPKSDGERLIAVIPPLTKEHMQAMTKLVAKSCEDARQSIRRARQKAMDAIKKLYSSLPKDDIKRLEKEVDDLTKKFIKTAEDVCKAKEKEVSQG, from the exons ATGGAGGCTGCAATGGCTGCATTATCAGCAGAACTAAGCAAGCTACGAACAGGAAGGGCATCCCCAG GAATGCTTGATCATATTATTGTTGAAACTAGTGGTTTGAAGATGCCTTTGAATCGGCTTGCTGTTGTTTCAGTCCTAGATCCAAAAACCTTGTCTGTTAATCCATATGATCCAGAG ACACTTAAACAATTAGAGAATGCCATCGTTTCGTCTCCATTGGGCTTAAATCCGAAATCAGATGGTGAAAGATTGATTGCTGTTATTCCACC ATTGACCAAGGAACATATGCAG GCTATGACTAAGTTGGTTGCTAAATCATGTGAAGATGCTCGTCAAAGTATTAGAAGAGCTCGACAAAAG gCAATGGATGCGATAAAGAAGTTGTATTCAAGTCTCCCCAAAGATGACATAAAAAGACTGGAGAAAGAA GTTGATGATTTGACCAAAAAGTTTATCAAGACTGCGGAAGATGTATGCAAGGCAAAAGAGAAGGAAGTTAGTCAAGGCTGA
- the LOC108338971 gene encoding uncharacterized protein LOC108338971 isoform X1 codes for MSGYVRRAFSYRNMLWVRASRVVCARDVSSIQMCDSSRVFTIPAEPNFFAESRRAYAKGRKSRDEGGVSTIEVPPNVGPTIKANAVSQMEAAMAALSAELSKLRTGRASPGMLDHIIVETSGLKMPLNRLAVVSVLDPKTLSVNPYDPETLKQLENAIVSSPLGLNPKSDGERLIAVIPPLTKEHMQAMTKLVAKSCEDARQSIRRARQKAMDAIKKLYSSLPKDDIKRLEKEVDDLTKKFIKTAEDVCKAKEKEVSQG; via the exons ATGTCTGGTTACGTTAGACGCGCATTCTCGTACCGAAACATGTTGTGGGTCCGAGCCTCCCGTGTTGTTTGTGCTCGTGACGTGTCTAGCATTCAAATGTGTGATAGCAGCAGAGTGTTCACCATTCCGGCCGAGCCTAATTTTTTTGCGGAAAGTCGCAGAGCCTACGCCAAAGGGCGAAAGTCAA GGGATGAAGGGGGTGTTAGTACAATTGAAGTTCCACCAAACGTTGGTCCTACCATCAAGGCAAACGCTGTCTCACAGATGGAGGCTGCAATGGCTGCATTATCAGCAGAACTAAGCAAGCTACGAACAGGAAGGGCATCCCCAG GAATGCTTGATCATATTATTGTTGAAACTAGTGGTTTGAAGATGCCTTTGAATCGGCTTGCTGTTGTTTCAGTCCTAGATCCAAAAACCTTGTCTGTTAATCCATATGATCCAGAG ACACTTAAACAATTAGAGAATGCCATCGTTTCGTCTCCATTGGGCTTAAATCCGAAATCAGATGGTGAAAGATTGATTGCTGTTATTCCACC ATTGACCAAGGAACATATGCAG GCTATGACTAAGTTGGTTGCTAAATCATGTGAAGATGCTCGTCAAAGTATTAGAAGAGCTCGACAAAAG gCAATGGATGCGATAAAGAAGTTGTATTCAAGTCTCCCCAAAGATGACATAAAAAGACTGGAGAAAGAA GTTGATGATTTGACCAAAAAGTTTATCAAGACTGCGGAAGATGTATGCAAGGCAAAAGAGAAGGAAGTTAGTCAAGGCTGA